Proteins from a genomic interval of Acetobacterium woodii DSM 1030:
- the pfkB gene encoding 1-phosphofructokinase produces MIFTVTFNPSLDYIVGLDSFREGEVNRSEWEHTYPGGKGINVSMVLKNLDIRNIALGFMGGFTGKEIQRRVKEFGCYTDFVKIKAGNSRINVKIKAQKESEINGQGPAISKKELAELFKKMESIVAGDILVLAGSIPAALPEDTYENIMKHLENRGVKIVVDATGELLLRVVKYRPFLIKPNNHELGEMFGKTLKGHDEIVFYAKRLQEMGAQNVLISMAGDGAILVDENGEIHKMKPPKGMVKNSVGAGDSMVAGFIAGYLKNKDLQEAFTMGVATGSASAFSETLATKAEVMTLLEQLK; encoded by the coding sequence GGAGCATACGTATCCTGGTGGCAAAGGCATTAATGTATCGATGGTTTTAAAAAATCTGGACATTAGAAATATTGCATTAGGTTTTATGGGCGGATTTACCGGCAAAGAGATTCAGCGCCGGGTCAAAGAGTTTGGCTGTTACACTGATTTTGTTAAGATCAAAGCGGGGAATTCCAGAATTAATGTTAAAATAAAAGCCCAAAAAGAAAGTGAAATTAATGGACAAGGTCCGGCGATCAGCAAAAAAGAGTTGGCGGAATTGTTTAAAAAGATGGAATCGATAGTAGCCGGGGATATTTTAGTTTTGGCAGGAAGTATACCGGCAGCATTGCCAGAGGACACTTACGAGAATATTATGAAACATCTCGAAAATCGTGGAGTTAAAATTGTGGTGGATGCGACGGGTGAGCTGTTGCTTCGGGTGGTTAAGTATCGGCCATTTCTGATTAAACCCAATAATCACGAATTAGGAGAGATGTTTGGAAAAACCCTTAAGGGTCATGATGAGATTGTTTTTTATGCTAAACGTCTTCAGGAAATGGGTGCTCAAAACGTACTGATCTCAATGGCTGGTGATGGGGCGATTCTAGTCGATGAAAATGGTGAAATTCATAAAATGAAACCGCCTAAAGGGATGGTGAAAAATTCGGTTGGAGCAGGAGATTCGATGGTGGCGGGGTTCATTGCCGGTTATCTTAAAAACAAAGATCTTCAAGAGGCGTTTACGATGGGCGTGGCAACTGGCAGTGCCTCAGCGTTTTCAGAAACATTGGCGACTAAAGCAGAAGTAATGACGTTGTTGGAACAGTTAAAATAA
- a CDS encoding PTS fructose transporter subunit IIABC has translation MRIIDLLNENGIDLNGKAASKEATIKRLVDLMDESGNLTDKETYRKAVMAREEEGSTGIGEGVAIPHGKSPVVKEAGLAAMVVKEGTDFAALDDEPAYLFFLIAAPEAANNLHLEVLSRLSTILMDEEFRAKLIATTDIKTFLKLIDEKEQQKFGSETKKEIQDSGRTYQLLAVTACPTGIAHTYMAAESLENKAKEMGVTIKVETNGSGGAKNVLTAAEIKAADGIIIAADTNIEMARFNGKPVIRTKVADGIHKPKELIQEMLDGKVPIYHGTDEQSAAASSSDEQESAGRKIYKDLMNGVSHMLPFVIGGGILIALAFLFDDYSINPANFGSNTPFAAFLKQVGGTAFAFMLPVLAGYIAMSIADRPALAVGFVGGMLANTGGAGFLGALLAGFAAGYLVLGLKKVFSKLPASLEGIKPILLYPFFGILIIGALMVFAINPPVAALNAWLSMLLNNMGTSSKVILGIILGGMMAVDMGGPVNKAAYTFGLASLATGQYDIMAAVMVGGMVPPLGIALCTTIFKNRFTKKEREAGLANYVMGLSFITEGAIPFASEDPIRVIPSCIIGSALAGGLSMFFGCTLMAPHGGIFVFPLVGSPFGYVIALLAGSVASMFMLAVLKKPKTDQSEELKIA, from the coding sequence ATGCGTATTATTGATTTATTAAACGAAAATGGTATTGACCTTAACGGAAAAGCGGCTTCGAAAGAAGCAACCATTAAAAGATTGGTGGATTTAATGGATGAAAGCGGTAATCTCACCGATAAAGAGACGTATCGAAAAGCGGTGATGGCCCGCGAAGAAGAAGGAAGTACAGGAATCGGCGAAGGGGTGGCGATTCCTCATGGAAAATCACCGGTTGTAAAAGAAGCGGGACTGGCCGCGATGGTTGTTAAAGAGGGAACTGACTTTGCCGCCCTCGATGACGAACCGGCATATTTGTTTTTTCTGATTGCCGCACCGGAAGCCGCGAACAACCTTCATCTGGAAGTGCTTAGCCGTTTATCAACCATTTTGATGGATGAAGAATTTCGGGCAAAATTGATTGCGACAACGGATATAAAAACATTTTTAAAATTAATCGATGAAAAAGAACAGCAAAAATTTGGTAGCGAAACAAAAAAAGAAATTCAGGACAGCGGGAGAACGTATCAACTGCTGGCAGTCACTGCTTGTCCGACCGGGATTGCCCATACTTATATGGCCGCTGAAAGCTTGGAAAATAAAGCCAAGGAAATGGGTGTAACGATTAAAGTGGAAACAAATGGATCGGGCGGGGCCAAGAATGTCTTAACCGCAGCAGAAATAAAAGCCGCCGATGGTATTATCATCGCTGCTGACACAAATATTGAAATGGCTCGATTTAATGGGAAACCGGTTATTCGAACAAAAGTTGCCGATGGGATTCATAAACCGAAAGAACTGATTCAGGAAATGCTTGATGGGAAGGTTCCAATTTATCATGGGACGGATGAACAGTCGGCAGCGGCTTCAAGTTCTGATGAACAAGAAAGCGCGGGACGTAAGATTTATAAAGATCTGATGAACGGGGTTTCGCATATGTTACCTTTTGTCATCGGTGGTGGGATTTTAATTGCATTAGCATTTTTATTTGATGATTATAGCATTAATCCAGCGAATTTTGGTAGTAATACCCCCTTTGCAGCGTTTTTAAAACAAGTTGGCGGGACCGCGTTTGCGTTTATGTTACCGGTTCTGGCTGGTTACATTGCCATGAGTATTGCTGATCGTCCCGCTTTGGCAGTTGGTTTTGTTGGCGGCATGCTGGCAAATACTGGTGGCGCCGGTTTTCTCGGGGCACTTTTAGCTGGTTTTGCAGCAGGTTATCTGGTTTTGGGACTTAAAAAAGTATTTTCTAAATTACCAGCCAGCCTGGAAGGGATCAAGCCGATTCTGCTTTATCCGTTTTTCGGAATTCTGATTATTGGTGCGTTGATGGTTTTTGCCATTAATCCACCAGTTGCGGCCTTGAACGCCTGGTTATCGATGTTGCTAAATAATATGGGAACCTCCAGTAAGGTAATCCTTGGGATTATTTTAGGGGGAATGATGGCTGTTGATATGGGTGGTCCTGTGAATAAAGCGGCCTATACCTTTGGTCTGGCCTCTCTGGCAACGGGTCAATATGATATTATGGCAGCGGTTATGGTTGGTGGAATGGTGCCGCCGTTAGGGATTGCCTTATGCACAACGATTTTCAAAAATCGTTTTACCAAAAAAGAAAGAGAAGCCGGTTTGGCCAATTACGTGATGGGATTATCATTTATTACTGAAGGCGCGATTCCATTTGCATCTGAAGATCCCATCCGGGTGATTCCATCTTGTATTATCGGTTCGGCACTGGCGGGAGGTTTGTCAATGTTCTTTGGTTGTACGCTAATGGCACCACATGGCGGAATTTTCGTATTCCCGTTAGTTGGTAGTCCATTTGGTTACGTTATTGCTTTACTCGCCGGTTCTGTGGCCAGTATGTTTATGCTGGCTGTTTTGAAAAAACCAAAAACCGATCAAAGTGAAGAGTTGAAAATTGCTTAG
- a CDS encoding MBG domain-containing protein, whose amino-acid sequence MKKSTGGMKVLSLVLICVIILSFFPIGVIGEVGYNRNVTVGDNRIKTSFKLTGNDLSTGTLVPVITFSEAVVYNGRSQNLAEVNPIVDGPELDSELIEITYQGTKLNGDTYPKSLIPPTDTGTYTVVAGYQGDKAYKAYAETKTITISPLELKTTDFFTTKPISKIYDGTVNAPDNIITGLNNTGVLETDLKDVKFNYKSASYLSKDVNLTGINAVILKEVTITGDKGTEYSIVDDEDKDGDGEEKPSKNIDISLVANINPKMIEVILVGQNKVYDGSAILNDYKLLVRQADLIKGDEVAVSGSEQFYPWYGTINTKQKDIGNYYVWAIGGFSLQGLNGTNSNDYMINNFSLVSKLKYAITPASVTVIPSYITKVEGTPDPVLTYAVWQDESGDGFVKGLYGNDVLSGSLTRESGEAIGTYDIYLGSLNNPNYKLSLADGKDKFEITKGKEVAATYVGNDADNNTTTGSGEIAEEKKSPVPYLGIAMLLILLIAVGVFFGKNRLTKMD is encoded by the coding sequence ATGAAAAAGTCAACGGGCGGAATGAAAGTGTTAAGCCTGGTTCTCATATGTGTGATAATTCTGTCATTCTTTCCAATTGGTGTTATTGGTGAAGTGGGGTATAACCGCAATGTAACGGTGGGTGATAATCGTATAAAAACGAGTTTTAAGTTGACTGGAAATGATCTGTCAACGGGAACCCTTGTTCCCGTTATTACTTTTTCAGAAGCGGTGGTTTATAATGGCAGGTCACAGAATTTAGCTGAAGTTAATCCGATTGTTGATGGTCCGGAACTCGATTCGGAACTGATTGAAATCACTTATCAAGGGACGAAATTAAATGGTGATACTTATCCAAAATCGCTGATACCGCCGACGGATACGGGAACCTATACCGTGGTGGCAGGATATCAAGGGGATAAAGCGTATAAAGCTTATGCAGAAACTAAAACGATAACGATTAGCCCGCTGGAATTGAAAACAACAGATTTTTTCACGACAAAACCGATTAGTAAAATATATGATGGAACGGTTAATGCTCCTGATAATATAATTACCGGGTTAAATAATACGGGAGTCCTTGAGACAGATCTTAAGGATGTTAAATTTAATTATAAGTCGGCCAGCTATTTGTCTAAAGATGTCAATTTGACAGGAATCAATGCGGTGATTCTGAAAGAAGTAACCATAACTGGTGATAAGGGGACGGAATATAGCATTGTCGATGATGAAGATAAAGATGGAGATGGAGAGGAAAAACCATCAAAAAATATTGATATCTCGCTTGTAGCAAATATTAATCCCAAAATGATTGAAGTTATTTTGGTCGGGCAAAATAAGGTATATGATGGCAGTGCAATATTAAACGATTATAAACTATTAGTCAGGCAAGCAGATCTTATCAAAGGAGATGAAGTAGCAGTAAGCGGATCCGAGCAATTTTATCCATGGTATGGGACGATTAATACCAAACAAAAAGATATTGGTAATTATTACGTTTGGGCAATAGGCGGATTTAGTTTACAAGGACTAAATGGCACAAATTCAAATGATTATATGATTAATAATTTCAGCTTGGTTTCCAAGCTGAAATATGCGATTACTCCGGCGTCAGTGACGGTTATTCCAAGTTATATTACAAAAGTTGAAGGAACACCGGATCCCGTCTTAACTTATGCAGTTTGGCAGGATGAATCAGGTGATGGTTTTGTAAAAGGATTGTATGGGAATGATGTATTGTCTGGTTCTTTAACACGAGAATCGGGAGAAGCGATCGGAACTTATGATATTTACCTGGGCAGTTTGAATAATCCGAACTATAAGCTTTCTTTAGCTGATGGAAAAGATAAATTTGAAATAACTAAGGGTAAAGAAGTTGCAGCTACCTATGTCGGAAATGATGCTGACAATAATACAACAACGGGATCAGGCGAGATAGCGGAAGAAAAAAAATCACCCGTGCCATATTTGGGGATTGCAATGTTGTTGATCTTGCTAATTGCCGTAGGGGTATTTTTCGGAAAAAATCGACTGACAAAAATGGATTAA
- a CDS encoding glutamate decarboxylase, with product MLHSRPNKDQLESVYETPVFSNDPLNSTLPKYQLNEESIDPELAYLLIKDDLLDEGSARLNLATFCQTYMEPAAVRIMSETLEKNAIDKSEYPQTTDLENRCVNIIADLWNAPEDSAYIGTSTVGSSEACMLGGLAMKFAWREKAKQAGIDILGRKPNLVISSGFQVCWEKFCVYWDIEMRCVPLDPDHMSLNMDTVMDYVDNDTIGIVAIMGITYTGKYDDVKKLDELVEVYNQTAVIPVSIHVDGASGGLFAPFIFPDLEWDFRLKNVISINTSGHKYGLVYPGIGWIVWKDKCYLPSELIFSVSYLGGDLPTMAINFSRSSSQIIGQYFNFLSYGYRGYQKIHERTRSVAKYIAAELEQTQLFDIYNDGDNIPIVCWKLKANLDKPWSLYDLADRLRTTGWQVPAYPLPDNLSDLIIQRVVVRQDLSLQLAISFINDIKASIDALDHAHIIIYGHSDENKGAMGFTH from the coding sequence ATGTTGCATTCAAGACCAAATAAGGACCAACTGGAAAGCGTCTATGAAACCCCTGTTTTTAGTAATGATCCGCTGAATTCTACGCTGCCTAAATATCAATTAAATGAAGAATCGATCGATCCTGAACTTGCTTATCTTTTAATTAAAGATGACTTATTGGACGAAGGCAGTGCCCGACTTAATCTAGCCACCTTTTGTCAAACTTACATGGAACCTGCCGCTGTTCGAATCATGTCTGAGACCCTGGAAAAAAATGCCATCGACAAGTCTGAATATCCTCAGACAACTGACCTTGAAAACAGATGTGTCAACATCATTGCCGATCTCTGGAATGCTCCCGAAGACTCGGCTTATATCGGCACTTCAACCGTCGGTTCTTCCGAAGCCTGCATGCTTGGCGGTCTGGCTATGAAATTTGCCTGGCGTGAAAAAGCTAAACAAGCCGGCATTGATATCCTCGGCCGAAAACCAAACCTGGTTATTTCCTCGGGTTTTCAAGTTTGTTGGGAGAAATTCTGCGTCTATTGGGATATTGAAATGCGTTGTGTGCCATTAGACCCCGACCATATGAGTTTGAACATGGATACTGTCATGGATTATGTGGATAACGACACCATTGGTATTGTTGCCATTATGGGAATTACTTATACGGGTAAATACGATGATGTTAAAAAATTGGATGAGCTTGTCGAGGTCTACAATCAAACTGCTGTGATTCCGGTTTCTATCCATGTGGACGGCGCCTCCGGCGGACTATTTGCTCCTTTTATCTTCCCTGATCTAGAATGGGATTTCCGACTAAAAAATGTTATTTCCATTAATACCTCTGGTCATAAATATGGTCTTGTTTATCCCGGTATTGGTTGGATCGTCTGGAAGGACAAATGTTATTTGCCATCGGAGCTGATCTTTAGCGTCAGCTATCTTGGCGGTGATTTACCCACGATGGCCATCAACTTCTCACGATCATCAAGCCAAATCATCGGTCAATATTTCAACTTCTTAAGCTATGGTTATCGTGGTTATCAAAAGATCCACGAACGCACGCGAAGCGTTGCAAAATACATTGCTGCTGAGCTTGAGCAAACACAACTTTTTGATATCTACAATGATGGTGATAATATTCCCATCGTTTGCTGGAAGCTGAAAGCAAATCTTGACAAGCCCTGGAGCCTTTACGACCTCGCTGATCGCCTACGCACAACTGGTTGGCAGGTTCCAGCTTATCCGCTGCCTGATAACCTCTCAGATCTTATCATCCAACGGGTAGTGGTTCGTCAAGATCTAAGCCTGCAACTGGCAATCTCTTTTATCAACGATATCAAGGCAAGCATCGATGCTTTAGATCATGCTCACATTATAATTTATGGGCATTCCGACGAAAACAAGGGTGCTATGGGCTTTACTCATTAA
- a CDS encoding magnesium transporter CorA family protein produces the protein MIKIYKTIDGKIQEIESIEKNSWINMVNPTEEELQFITRELEVEPDFLRAALDEEEISRVELEDNNQALITIDVPVIEKDTKMVLYTTIPVGIIQTEDNIITVCLRGNTLLDDFAKGRVKGVYTNLKTRFIFQILYRVASRFLVYLRHINRMSTDIERQLHISMKNKELIQLLDLEKSLVFFSTSLKANQGVLEKLQRGRIIKLYEEDKELLEDVLIEVQQAIEMSNIYANILSGTMDAFASIISNNLNIVMKILTSLTILMSIPTMIASFFGMNVEGLPIPNFWSIVLISIACTGVAAFVLFKKKMFS, from the coding sequence ATGATCAAAATCTATAAAACCATTGATGGAAAGATTCAAGAAATTGAATCGATTGAAAAAAACAGTTGGATTAATATGGTTAATCCAACGGAAGAAGAATTGCAATTTATTACCAGAGAATTGGAAGTTGAACCCGATTTTCTGAGAGCTGCACTGGATGAAGAAGAAATTTCCCGGGTGGAGTTAGAAGATAATAACCAGGCCCTCATTACCATCGATGTTCCGGTAATTGAAAAAGATACCAAGATGGTGTTGTATACGACCATTCCGGTTGGGATTATTCAAACAGAAGATAATATTATTACAGTTTGTTTAAGAGGTAATACACTGCTCGATGACTTTGCTAAAGGTCGTGTTAAAGGTGTATACACCAATTTAAAAACCCGATTTATTTTCCAAATTCTCTACCGGGTAGCCAGTCGATTTTTAGTTTACCTGAGACATATCAATCGCATGAGTACTGATATTGAACGGCAATTGCATATCTCGATGAAAAATAAAGAACTGATTCAATTACTTGATTTAGAAAAAAGTTTGGTGTTTTTCTCGACATCTTTAAAAGCCAATCAGGGAGTTTTAGAAAAGCTTCAACGCGGACGGATCATTAAACTTTATGAAGAAGATAAGGAATTGTTGGAAGACGTCTTGATTGAAGTTCAACAAGCGATTGAGATGTCCAATATTTATGCTAATATTCTCAGTGGAACCATGGATGCCTTTGCTTCGATTATTTCGAACAACTTAAATATCGTGATGAAAATTTTAACATCACTTACCATTCTGATGTCGATCCCAACAATGATCGCTAGTTTCTTTGGAATGAACGTTGAGGGATTACCGATTCCCAATTTTTGGAGCATCGTCTTAATTTCGATTGCATGTACGGGTGTGGCTGCATTTGTATTATTTAAGAAAAAAATGTTTAGTTAG
- a CDS encoding ECF transporter S component: MKIKTKQLTQMAVLAAMSILLVYLIRFPIFPAAPFLEYDPADIPIFIGTFMFGPLGGLVLTGVVCVLQGATVSSASGIIGVLMHFFATGSFVLVAGNIYRKNRTRKGAIIGLVFGMITMTATMALWNIAVTPFFLGIPVEAVLPMILPVIVPFNLIKAGINSAITFAVYKSVSKVLGLEIQEPKIAEGK; this comes from the coding sequence ATGAAAATCAAGACAAAGCAACTGACTCAGATGGCAGTATTGGCAGCAATGTCAATACTATTGGTTTATCTTATCCGGTTTCCAATATTCCCGGCGGCACCATTTTTGGAATATGATCCGGCCGACATTCCTATTTTTATTGGGACATTTATGTTTGGACCTTTAGGTGGTTTAGTGCTTACTGGGGTGGTTTGTGTTTTACAGGGTGCAACGGTTAGCTCGGCTAGTGGGATTATCGGAGTGCTGATGCATTTTTTTGCAACCGGGTCGTTTGTGTTGGTTGCTGGAAATATTTACCGTAAAAATCGAACCCGAAAAGGTGCTATTATTGGTTTAGTTTTTGGGATGATTACAATGACCGCAACAATGGCATTGTGGAACATCGCGGTAACACCATTCTTTTTAGGGATTCCGGTTGAAGCAGTTTTACCAATGATCTTGCCAGTTATTGTACCATTTAATCTAATTAAAGCAGGAATCAACTCAGCGATAACTTTTGCCGTCTATAAATCAGTTAGTAAAGTTCTGGGACTTGAAATTCAAGAACCTAAAATAGCGGAAGGCAAATAA